Genomic DNA from Rhodanobacteraceae bacterium:
CGACCGCTGGCGTGACCAGCTCTGCCTCGGTCGGGAACAGCCAGGCCATGAGGCCACCGACCACACCACCCGCAGCCGCCGCGACCGCTTCCTCGCGCAGCGTCGCGTAGCTCGCGTCATCGAGCGTGGCGATGCGCACGCGCAGTTCGTCGAGCCCCCAGCGCGGCAGGTCGTCGGCCGCTATCCACGCGCGCCCGGCGAGCGCGGCGCGCAAGGCCGCGAGCGTGAACGGCCAGCCGTGCAGCACCGCGCACAACTGCCAAAGCGCTTGCGCATCGGTCATCGCGCTGCGCTCGACGTGGCTGGAGCTGAACTCGATCAGCAGGCGCAGCAGCGCGGTCCAGTGCGCCAGGTCGCTGCACTGCGCCAGCCGGGCCGGGTCGAAGGTGGTGGCATCCAGCGCCACGCCGGCGTGTTTGCTGTACTGCTGCAGCGAAAACTGCGCGGATTTGCTGGCCTGGCTGGCAGCGACGCGTCGGGTGAAGTCGGCGATAACCGTCTCGCGCTGCAGCGGCGGCGGGGCGACGAAGTCTTCGCCGCGCCATGGCGGCAGCGCCTTGCGCCAGGCTGGCGTCCACAGGAATTTGCCGGGGGGCTGAGGCTCGGGGCCGGCGTCAGGGGTTGGTGTTGGTGTTGGTGTTGGTGTTGGTGTTGGTGTTGGTGTTGGTGTTGGTGTTGGTGTTGGTGTTGGTGCTGGTGCTAGTGCTGGTGTTGGTGTGCGTGTTGGTGCTGGTGTTGGAACAGGTGCTGGTGTTGGTGTTGGAACAGAAGCAGGTGCCGCGGCCGCAGCCGTGCCCACCTCCGCATAGCCCTTGCCGGTCTTCTCGCGGATCAGCTTGTCCGCTTCGGCCTGTGCCGCGGCAGCGCTGGCGCAGGCCTTGTCCTTGGCCTGCCCCTGGGTGCCGATGCGCCCATAGCGCACGCGCAGCACGCTGCCTTCGACCGCGACTTCCCAAAACTTGCTGGATGTTCCATCCACGCATTCGAATCGACGCATGCAAGGCTCTCGTTGAGGAAAAGGTCAGGCGCAGGTGGGCCGGACTACGGCTCGCCGCCTTTGCCACTTACTACTCACCACTCACCGCTTCTCGGCCAGCCGCTGGATATCGCGCAGCACCTCACTGGCCAGCACGGGATGCAACTCGCCCCAGCGGCGGCGCGCGCTGTCGTCCCAGCTGCCGGGGCGGCGCAGGGACAGCGATTCGATGGTCTGGACGGGCTCGGTCTTCGGATCGCCGATGATGTGGCCCGGGTTGACCACCAGGCAGGCTTCGAACTCCGGCCCGAGCGGGCGCAGGTAGGTGTTGACCCAGCCGCCGTCGCCGCTGTCCTCGCGCTGCCAGCCGCGCGCATCAAGGCCGAACAGGCTGGCGGTGACCACCTTGCGGCCGGCGAAGCGTGCCAGTTCGAAGGACTGCTGCTCCTCGGCGTCCAGGCGCCAGGTCTCGCGTCCGAGCTGTGCGAAGGGCTGCAGGATCTCGTAATCGGCGAAGATCTGGCCGAAGGCGGCGGCATCGGCAGGGGCCAGTTCCAGCGGGTGCACCAGAGCGATCTGCGCCTCATCAGCGAGCACCAGCAGGTCGTCGTTTGCGTCCGCGTAGCTCAGGTCCTCGGCGACCCGGAAACACTGCGCGGGAATGCCGTCCTCGCAGCGCACCCACAGCAGGCGGCGCACCAGGTGGCGCAGCAGCGGGTGTTCCACGAAGAACTGGCGGAACTCCACGGCATTCCAGCGGCGGCGGCGCACCATCGCATCCTCCAGCCGTGCGAGCTGCTGGCTGGCGAGCGTCCGCGCGTCCTTCTTCAGCGCCTTGAAGCGCGCCACCGCGGCCTCGGCGAGCGCGGTGTCATCCGACTTCAGCGGCGCCGGCAGGTCCTTGAGCACGGCGCCGCTGACATCGCGCACCTGCGGCTTGAGATGCTCGTCGAAGCCGACATTGAACTGGCGCGGGCCAAAATCCAGCCGCAGCGTGCCGCTTTCGTCCAGACCCAGGTCCGGCACCAGGCGATCGGCCAGTTCCTCCGGCGACAGCCCACGCACGAGCGCCAACTGTTCCAGCTTCGCCCGCGCCTTTTCCTGCAGCGGCTTGCTCTTGACCCGCTGCGCGATGCCGTGCAGCAACATCAGCGCCAGGTCCGACTCCATCGCGGCCAGCACGTCCAGGCCGTTGGCCGCGCGTCCGCTGGCGCCCTCGCTGGGCCAGCCGCGGATCAGCTTCGCCAACCGCCGCGCGCACTCGTCGTCCCCCAGGTGGGCCAGCGCGGAGAACGCCCAGGCCTCCTTGGCCGGCGCACCCGCGGTCAGCCAGGCCTGGAACAAGTCCCAGGCGAAGGCGCCGAGGCTCTCTGGCGTGCACAGCGCACGCAGGGCATCCAGGCCGGCGTAGCGCGGCTCCAGGGGCGTGAACGCGAGCATTTCGCCGATCGCATCCAGGACCGCCGGCGGCAGCAGCCGGCCATCGCACAGGACCGGGCGCGCGTAGCTGGCCGGCAGCCAGAACGGCGGCAGTTTCGGCAGGCGCGCGGGCGCAAGGTCCAGCGGGTCGAAGGCTCGCAGCGCGGCCAGCGCGGCGTGGCCGGCGGCACCGTAGCCCGCGGCGGCTGCCTCGACGGCCGCCTCGCGCCCGTTGGCCAGCAGCCAGCGCAGCGCGAATCCCGCGTCTTCGCCGCCCTTGCGCTCCGCCAGCAGCGGCAACAGCGCATCGGCGGCCACCGCGGCATGGCGCAGCAGCCAGGTCTGCGCCAGCGCCTTCGATTTCTTCGAGGTACGCAATGCATTCGCGGCCGCCGCCGCCACCCGTGCACTGGCAAGCGGCTGCGCCAGTTGCAAACCGCGCTCCAGCGATTGCGCCGGGAAGTCCTCGACCACCCGCGCGGCGAGGCCATCGAGCCAGGCCACCACCGACTCCAGTTGCGAAGTCTCCATGTGGTACCAGGGGTCCGGTCCCCAGGCCCACAACAGCGAACGCGCGGCCAGCGGCGGCAGCAGCATCAACACCGGCGAGGCCAGCGTGCGCTTGCCCCCGAGTGCGCCGGCCGGCAGGCGCTCGCCCGCCAGCGCCTGCGCGTGCAACGCGTCCGGCACGCCGAACAGGCGCAGCGTGGCGGCGAGCAGCGCGTCGCCGTCCAGACCCTGCAGTTCGGCAAAACGTGCGTTGACGCGCATGCTGGCGGGACTGAAGCTGCCCTGCCAGCGCGCGCGCTCGCCCTCCTGCCAGTCGAAATGTGGGGCGACCTCGTGCGCGACCAGCGCCGGATACGCGGTCGCCGGCCTGCGCTTGCGTGCGCGCCACGGCGGGCTGCGCAGCCAGTCGGGCAGGTCCGCTTCGGGCGCCTGCGTGCGCTCGCTGCCGAGCTTGCCGGCGACCGCATCGAGCAGCGGCCGGATGGGCTCAGCGGCGCTCGCCTGCGCTGCCGCCAGCGCCGCGCGCTGGCTCGCGGCGAAGCGTTCCAGCCATTCGCGCAGTCCGGCATCG
This window encodes:
- a CDS encoding DUF4132 domain-containing protein, producing MRRFEFVEGGSSKFWEVALAGDALSVRYGRIGTQGQTQTKTHASAAKAQAEYDRLIREKTGKGYVEVGPAAAAAALPASAARIAPVAQSTTPAPAPTTPAPAPTTPAPAPTTPAPAPTPAPAPAPTPTPTPTPTPTPTPTPTPEPHPPGQFLWTPHWRRLLPAWRSVEAVPQPSPLVLEACLAEYREGLAKARARLANSPTIWQMLGASRLDELFRLPVEWLEGAPVLEDWSALCSRVILSSRQYHADVLTARMVWRLAGAAHGLPFALAVMLDAVQASGQIALTHDSLVDYGGLPELRSRCAAADADAYARILAIVEVQAPRSGLLASLCAYLLPDEPAPLELALARLGENATSHGARPQFLTGCRMTQAQLAGLLQGFGRIWLRYDSARELLLNMVRLGVPASLTLSLALKRAQQDHYQEQRRGYFELARAHDSVEALAALVERFGDKDARLQLDPFAHTWPRLAIRLAAERVLAGADAGLREWLERFAASQRAALAAAQASAAEPIRPLLDAVAGKLGSERTQAPEADLPDWLRSPPWRARKRRPATAYPALVAHEVAPHFDWQEGERARWQGSFSPASMRVNARFAELQGLDGDALLAATLRLFGVPDALHAQALAGERLPAGALGGKRTLASPVLMLLPPLAARSLLWAWGPDPWYHMETSQLESVVAWLDGLAARVVEDFPAQSLERGLQLAQPLASARVAAAAANALRTSKKSKALAQTWLLRHAAVAADALLPLLAERKGGEDAGFALRWLLANGREAAVEAAAAGYGAAGHAALAALRAFDPLDLAPARLPKLPPFWLPASYARPVLCDGRLLPPAVLDAIGEMLAFTPLEPRYAGLDALRALCTPESLGAFAWDLFQAWLTAGAPAKEAWAFSALAHLGDDECARRLAKLIRGWPSEGASGRAANGLDVLAAMESDLALMLLHGIAQRVKSKPLQEKARAKLEQLALVRGLSPEELADRLVPDLGLDESGTLRLDFGPRQFNVGFDEHLKPQVRDVSGAVLKDLPAPLKSDDTALAEAAVARFKALKKDARTLASQQLARLEDAMVRRRRWNAVEFRQFFVEHPLLRHLVRRLLWVRCEDGIPAQCFRVAEDLSYADANDDLLVLADEAQIALVHPLELAPADAAAFGQIFADYEILQPFAQLGRETWRLDAEEQQSFELARFAGRKVVTASLFGLDARGWQREDSGDGGWVNTYLRPLGPEFEACLVVNPGHIIGDPKTEPVQTIESLSLRRPGSWDDSARRRWGELHPVLASEVLRDIQRLAEKR